The Kangiella marina genome window below encodes:
- the ubiK gene encoding ubiquinone biosynthesis accessory factor UbiK, which translates to MIDPKKLDDIAKKLSDSVPERLKTAKDEMSKQFKQVLQTQLGKLDLVSRDEFDTQTQVLLRTRQKLEELEKKLSEIENR; encoded by the coding sequence ATGATTGATCCTAAAAAGCTGGATGACATTGCTAAGAAACTCTCTGATTCAGTACCAGAGCGTCTAAAAACAGCCAAAGACGAAATGAGCAAGCAATTTAAACAAGTGCTACAGACTCAGCTGGGTAAACTCGACTTGGTTTCGCGCGATGAATTCGATACTCAGACACAAGTCCTGCTTCGCACACGCCAAAAGTTGGAAGAACTCGAAAAAAAGCTGTCAGAAATCGAAAACCGCTAA
- a CDS encoding dodecin family protein, whose translation MSIAKVTEIIVESEKSFEDAVVQGVKRANKTLDQVKAAWVKEQQAVIENGDVVGFRVVLKVTFLLKD comes from the coding sequence ATGTCAATTGCAAAAGTTACAGAAATTATCGTTGAGTCGGAAAAGAGTTTTGAAGATGCTGTGGTGCAGGGTGTTAAACGAGCGAATAAAACGCTTGATCAGGTTAAAGCTGCCTGGGTAAAAGAACAACAAGCGGTTATAGAAAATGGTGATGTTGTTGGGTTTCGAGTGGTGTTAAAGGTAACCTTCTTGTTGAAGGATTAA
- a CDS encoding helicase HerA-like domain-containing protein translates to MLLIGGNPQKEHILLNPKMANRHGLVAGATGTGKTVTLQVLAEGFSKMGVPVFTADVKGDLSGVATAAGSHPKITERIDTIGITNYQAHDNPVIFWDVFGKHGHPVRTTISEMGPILLSNLLELNNTQEGVLHIAFDIADEQGLLLLDIKDLRSMLNWLSDNRQEIMREYGNVSPQSVAAIVRRLLVLENSGGDQFFGEPALNIKDMMRTDIDGRGLINILHSKELMLNPRIYSTFLLWLLSELFEELEEVGDPDKPRLVFFFDEAHLLFENAPKALLDRIEQVVRLIRSKGVGVFFVTQHPTDIPEDVLGQLGNRIQHALRAFTPKDFKAVRTAAETFRPNPELDTEALITQLGVGEALVSVLDEKGRPSIVQQTLICPPESRIGPLKPNERENVFNTSPVKGLYDTAVDRESAYEVLLAKEQKLKERQEKEMAEAKRLREKEENAKASRKKQSRRSNRQGVGETFLKTLARTLGSNLGKKLLRGILGSITGSK, encoded by the coding sequence ATGCTATTAATTGGCGGCAACCCACAAAAAGAGCACATTCTACTTAACCCTAAAATGGCTAATCGCCACGGACTTGTTGCTGGCGCAACAGGAACCGGTAAGACCGTGACGCTACAAGTCTTGGCAGAAGGTTTCTCAAAAATGGGAGTGCCGGTGTTTACCGCCGATGTTAAGGGTGACCTTTCTGGTGTTGCCACAGCGGCTGGTAGCCACCCAAAAATCACTGAACGGATTGACACGATTGGCATTACCAATTATCAAGCACACGATAACCCGGTTATTTTTTGGGATGTCTTTGGTAAGCATGGCCACCCTGTCAGAACGACGATTTCTGAAATGGGCCCCATCCTGCTTTCAAACCTTCTTGAGCTCAATAATACGCAGGAAGGTGTCCTTCATATCGCGTTTGATATCGCTGACGAACAAGGACTATTGTTGTTAGATATCAAAGACTTGCGGTCCATGCTCAATTGGCTTAGTGATAACCGCCAAGAAATTATGCGTGAATACGGTAATGTTTCTCCGCAAAGTGTTGCTGCCATCGTACGCCGCCTTCTAGTCCTTGAAAATTCTGGTGGCGATCAGTTCTTTGGTGAGCCCGCACTCAACATTAAAGACATGATGCGTACCGACATAGATGGTCGTGGCCTTATCAATATTTTGCACAGTAAGGAATTAATGCTGAATCCCCGTATCTATTCAACATTCTTGCTGTGGCTCCTGTCAGAACTCTTCGAAGAGTTAGAGGAAGTCGGCGATCCAGATAAACCTCGTTTGGTCTTTTTTTTCGATGAAGCCCACCTCCTTTTTGAGAATGCGCCAAAAGCGTTACTCGATCGAATTGAACAGGTTGTTCGTTTGATCCGCTCAAAAGGCGTTGGAGTTTTCTTTGTCACACAGCATCCTACGGATATACCAGAAGATGTACTCGGCCAATTAGGCAATCGTATCCAACATGCCCTTCGCGCCTTTACCCCAAAGGATTTTAAAGCCGTTAGAACGGCTGCAGAAACTTTTCGCCCCAATCCTGAGCTTGATACCGAAGCCTTAATCACTCAGCTTGGTGTTGGCGAAGCGTTGGTTTCTGTTCTGGATGAGAAGGGACGGCCCAGCATTGTTCAACAAACGTTAATTTGCCCACCTGAATCCCGTATTGGCCCACTCAAACCCAATGAACGAGAAAACGTGTTTAACACCTCTCCGGTTAAAGGGCTTTATGATACAGCTGTCGATCGTGAATCAGCGTATGAAGTGTTATTAGCCAAGGAGCAGAAACTCAAAGAGCGTCAGGAAAAAGAAATGGCAGAGGCTAAACGCCTGCGTGAAAAGGAAGAAAACGCGAAAGCTTCTCGTAAAAAGCAAAGCCGTCGCTCCAATCGACAAGGGGTTGGTGAAACCTTCTTAAAAACACTGGCTAGAACCCTTGGTTCTAACCTAGGAAAAAAACTACTTCGCGGCATACTGGGCTCCATCACCGGAAGTAAGTAA
- a CDS encoding SirB2 family protein produces the protein MTALKHIHMTLAIITILGFLLRSFWLFRQSPSLNKKWVKISPHVIDTFLLGTGIAYWATYYGAVFQPWIIAKLIMIVLYIGFGIVTFKANTKGLRALVFTLAIVSFATILYLARTKSLPW, from the coding sequence ATGACAGCGCTTAAACATATCCATATGACCTTGGCGATCATTACTATTCTTGGTTTTTTGCTGAGAAGCTTTTGGTTATTCCGTCAAAGCCCAAGCTTGAACAAAAAGTGGGTCAAAATTAGTCCTCACGTTATTGATACCTTTTTACTTGGAACGGGTATTGCTTATTGGGCAACCTACTATGGCGCGGTGTTTCAGCCATGGATCATCGCCAAACTTATCATGATTGTGCTCTATATCGGTTTTGGTATTGTGACCTTTAAAGCCAACACCAAAGGTCTGCGCGCTCTGGTCTTTACCCTTGCAATTGTTAGCTTTGCCACCATACTCTATTTAGCACGCACCAAATCGTTACCTTGGTAA
- a CDS encoding YigZ family protein, with protein MSKSTTAYRVPNHEVSEPFTVEDIIKGSRFITRMVFTPSVDKAKAFIKQLNNDEPDATHHCWAYIVGNPESTTLIACSDDGEPSGTAGMPMLNVLQHSKVGDITAVVTRYYGGTKLGTGGLARAYSGGVKSALEAVSTHTKIYTVSAEVSCSYELQNQVRYLLDEHQAQNIAEHFTDKVVIMADIPTDQLSAFLSSVEAYENKQQLSIKVDHDSA; from the coding sequence ATGAGTAAATCGACAACCGCTTACCGCGTGCCCAACCATGAGGTAAGCGAACCTTTCACGGTTGAAGACATCATTAAAGGCAGTCGATTCATTACTCGAATGGTCTTCACACCTTCTGTTGATAAGGCCAAAGCATTCATCAAACAACTGAACAACGACGAACCTGACGCCACTCACCATTGCTGGGCGTACATTGTCGGAAACCCCGAAAGTACCACCTTGATTGCTTGCTCGGATGACGGTGAACCCAGTGGTACCGCTGGCATGCCAATGTTAAATGTTCTACAACACAGTAAGGTGGGGGATATTACCGCTGTAGTCACTCGCTATTATGGTGGCACCAAACTTGGCACGGGTGGACTTGCTCGCGCGTACAGCGGCGGCGTTAAGTCTGCTTTAGAGGCTGTAAGTACCCACACAAAAATCTATACGGTTTCTGCAGAGGTCTCTTGCTCATACGAACTTCAGAATCAAGTTCGCTATCTTCTGGATGAGCATCAGGCACAAAATATAGCCGAACATTTCACTGACAAAGTCGTTATAATGGCTGATATTCCAACCGATCAACTGTCCGCATTTTTATCCTCGGTTGAAGCTTATGAAAACAAACAACAACTTAGTATTAAGGTAGATCATGACAGCGCTTAA
- the pepQ gene encoding Xaa-Pro dipeptidase, producing the protein MTDAELKPLFSEHIDTITKRYQDAMQRHGFDHLLIPAGSMHGIFLDDMSYPFKSNFHFNSFIPHDDLHDSTIIISAKGERTLCYYQPVDFWHKVAGDPDGFWVEHFDIKMMRKKDEVRAFMPSDGTIAFIGEMAYPFLDEDFDAINPGNLINEINWHRAIKTNYEIECSALANKRAAMGHMAARDMFYNQGSELEIHLAYLLASGHHEAQLPYNSIVALNENASILHYMHYDAERPSEHRTFLIDAGARYNSYDADITRTYAFDKDTEFADLINTMEQLHLGIVDRVKPGQSYVDLHVDTHLEIAKVLNQYKICDMSPEAMLENGVTRTFFPHGLGHQIGLQVHDVGGHQANADGDPAPPPQEHPFLRNTRPIEKNQILTIEPGLYFIKSLLADLKASEHGSSINWDRIEAFRPYGGIRIEDDIVVTESGHRNLTRAYLK; encoded by the coding sequence ATGACTGACGCAGAGCTAAAACCTTTATTCTCTGAGCACATTGACACGATTACCAAGCGTTATCAAGACGCTATGCAGCGTCATGGCTTCGATCACCTGCTTATTCCGGCCGGTTCGATGCACGGTATTTTCTTGGATGATATGTCCTATCCATTCAAGTCGAATTTCCACTTCAACAGTTTCATTCCGCACGATGATCTTCACGACAGCACCATTATTATCTCAGCCAAGGGTGAGCGCACCCTATGCTACTACCAGCCGGTAGATTTCTGGCATAAAGTTGCCGGCGATCCCGATGGCTTCTGGGTTGAGCACTTTGATATCAAAATGATGCGCAAAAAAGATGAAGTCCGTGCTTTCATGCCGTCTGACGGCACTATCGCCTTTATTGGTGAGATGGCTTATCCTTTCTTGGATGAGGATTTTGATGCCATCAATCCTGGCAACCTAATTAATGAAATCAACTGGCACCGCGCCATCAAAACAAATTACGAGATAGAGTGCTCGGCACTGGCGAACAAGCGCGCTGCAATGGGCCACATGGCTGCTCGCGACATGTTCTACAATCAAGGTTCTGAGCTCGAAATCCATTTAGCCTACTTATTGGCTAGTGGTCATCACGAAGCTCAGCTTCCGTATAACAGCATCGTGGCGCTTAATGAAAACGCCTCTATTTTGCACTACATGCATTATGATGCGGAACGCCCAAGCGAACATCGCACTTTCTTGATTGACGCTGGTGCTCGATACAACAGCTACGATGCCGATATCACCCGCACCTATGCGTTTGACAAAGACACCGAGTTTGCTGATCTCATCAATACCATGGAGCAACTTCACTTAGGTATCGTTGATCGGGTCAAACCAGGTCAGTCTTATGTTGACCTACACGTTGATACCCACTTAGAAATCGCCAAGGTGCTTAATCAATACAAGATTTGCGATATGAGCCCTGAGGCTATGCTTGAGAATGGTGTAACGCGGACTTTCTTCCCACACGGTCTAGGCCATCAAATCGGTCTGCAAGTCCATGATGTCGGTGGTCACCAAGCCAATGCTGACGGCGATCCGGCGCCACCGCCACAAGAGCACCCGTTTTTGAGGAACACTCGACCTATCGAGAAAAATCAAATTCTCACCATCGAGCCAGGCCTCTATTTCATTAAGTCACTGTTGGCTGATCTTAAGGCGAGCGAACACGGCTCCAGCATTAACTGGGATCGTATCGAAGCGTTCCGCCCTTATGGCGGCATTCGAATCGAGGACGACATTGTGGTGACAGAAAGCGGTCACCGCAACCTAACCCGTGCTTACTTGAAATAA